A stretch of the Streptomyces venezuelae genome encodes the following:
- a CDS encoding PucR family transcriptional regulator — translation MEALAVRLSGLDPYVDGAIRIVAFYDTLMRRRVDLPALARASAGLAECVAGIRLHGTGRVIRVAADGRAAADPSSGPSSPAPAFTTVPITLDEEEIGTVWLERPGAPNQLDEVLLERLALATATAVERYGPARTTMADPALVELVISADSDEAARARALRLLGFTPGRPVQVLAVRSRLPLDRIAGLVCPGSTVKAAPLAGVGAVLATTVDRTRFPEGVRAGIGSAESPDRSWRQARTAVRFTTPRRPVVHHDDLGAVALLARVGDQALRDNTDIAAIARIAGNPEDLETLDAYCATGSLRRAAELLHLHHSSVARRLEQIAKSLGIELTEHTGLVRASLALTAWRLIHDDDIF, via the coding sequence ATGGAGGCACTGGCGGTGCGGTTGTCGGGACTGGATCCGTACGTCGACGGTGCGATCCGCATCGTGGCGTTCTACGACACGCTGATGCGCCGGCGGGTGGACCTGCCCGCGCTCGCCCGGGCCTCGGCGGGGCTGGCCGAGTGCGTGGCCGGAATCCGGCTGCACGGCACCGGGCGGGTGATCCGCGTCGCGGCCGATGGCCGGGCGGCGGCCGACCCGTCGTCCGGGCCGTCGTCACCGGCGCCCGCGTTCACCACCGTGCCGATCACACTCGACGAGGAGGAGATCGGCACCGTGTGGCTGGAACGCCCCGGCGCGCCGAACCAGCTGGACGAGGTGCTGCTGGAGCGGCTCGCCCTCGCCACCGCCACGGCCGTGGAGCGGTACGGTCCGGCCCGCACCACCATGGCCGACCCCGCCCTCGTCGAGCTGGTGATCAGTGCCGACAGCGACGAGGCCGCCAGGGCGCGGGCGTTACGGCTGCTCGGTTTCACCCCCGGCCGGCCCGTTCAGGTCCTCGCCGTCCGTTCGCGGCTACCGCTCGACCGGATCGCCGGTCTGGTCTGTCCGGGGAGCACCGTGAAGGCGGCACCGCTCGCCGGTGTGGGCGCCGTCCTGGCCACCACCGTGGACCGGACCCGGTTCCCCGAAGGGGTGCGCGCGGGCATCGGGTCCGCCGAAAGCCCCGACCGCTCCTGGCGGCAGGCCCGCACCGCCGTCCGGTTCACCACCCCGCGCCGGCCCGTCGTCCACCACGACGACCTGGGGGCGGTGGCGCTGCTCGCCCGGGTGGGCGACCAGGCCTTGCGGGACAACACCGACATCGCCGCCATCGCGCGTATCGCCGGGAACCCCGAAGACCTGGAGACCCTGGACGCCTACTGCGCCACCGGCTCACTCCGCCGGGCCGCCGAGCTCCTCCACCTCCACCACAGCAGCGTCGCCCGCCGGCTCGAACAGATCGCGAAGAGCCTCGGCATCGAACTCACCGAGCACACCGGACTGGTACGGGCCTCCCTCGCCCTCACCGCCTGGCGGTTGATCCACGACGACGACATTTTCTAA
- a CDS encoding alpha/beta hydrolase, with the protein MDPELEAFVPLLPRTDLNDPVAYRTMYAELAAARPAPDTTGLEIEARTVPADPEVPVRIYRPLSGAAPGAFIWLHGGAWVVGDLDVEEHWAAPIARLSGAVVITVDYRLSPEHRFPAALDDAYAVLAWTYEHAAELGIDPDRIAVGGHSAGGNLAAAVALRARDEQGPPVRFQLLNEAILDDRQQTWSARNFTDTPWNTRDVRATALAHYLGSQPATPYAAPARAEDLSGLPAAYVATAEFDPNRDEGIAYALRLLEAGVPVELHQWPGTFHGSLALQSADVSQRQLTELGAVLRRALAA; encoded by the coding sequence ATGGACCCCGAACTCGAAGCATTCGTCCCCCTGCTCCCCCGTACCGACCTGAACGACCCGGTCGCCTATCGCACGATGTACGCCGAACTGGCCGCGGCGCGGCCGGCTCCGGACACCACGGGCCTGGAGATCGAGGCCCGTACGGTGCCGGCCGATCCGGAGGTACCGGTACGGATCTACCGCCCGCTGTCGGGAGCGGCCCCCGGCGCGTTCATCTGGCTGCACGGCGGCGCCTGGGTGGTCGGCGACCTGGACGTCGAGGAGCACTGGGCCGCCCCGATCGCCCGGCTTTCCGGCGCGGTCGTCATCACGGTCGACTACCGCCTGTCCCCCGAGCACCGGTTCCCGGCCGCGCTGGACGACGCGTACGCCGTACTGGCCTGGACATACGAGCACGCCGCCGAGCTCGGCATCGACCCGGACCGGATCGCGGTCGGCGGGCACAGCGCCGGGGGGAACCTGGCGGCGGCGGTAGCGCTGCGGGCCCGTGACGAGCAGGGCCCGCCGGTCCGCTTCCAGCTGCTCAACGAGGCCATCCTGGACGACCGGCAGCAGACGTGGTCGGCACGGAACTTCACCGACACGCCCTGGAACACGCGCGATGTCCGTGCCACGGCGCTCGCCCACTACCTGGGCTCCCAGCCGGCCACGCCGTACGCGGCACCGGCCCGCGCGGAGGACCTGTCCGGGCTCCCGGCGGCCTATGTCGCCACCGCGGAGTTCGATCCGAACCGGGACGAGGGCATCGCGTATGCGCTGCGCCTGCTGGAGGCGGGCGTGCCGGTCGAACTGCATCAGTGGCCGGGTACGTTCCACGGCTCGCTGGCGCTCCAGTCGGCCGACGTCTCCCAGCGCCAACTGACCGAACTCGGCGCGGTCCTGCGCCGTGCACTGGCCGCCTGA
- a CDS encoding cupin domain-containing protein, which produces MPTTTPIDLFASFLHLQQDGGAHAVPPVFDVERDGWQVMAFHVETDADVHGDHWEVHPHAEEVVSCLSGGIRLYFRPEHPGDPEEQLTLPPGTAVIVPRGRWHRLALDAPSDIMSITLPRGSRLEKRTEP; this is translated from the coding sequence ATGCCCACGACCACCCCGATCGACCTGTTCGCCTCCTTCCTCCACCTCCAGCAGGACGGCGGGGCACACGCCGTGCCGCCCGTCTTCGACGTCGAGCGGGACGGCTGGCAGGTGATGGCCTTCCATGTGGAGACCGACGCCGACGTCCACGGCGACCACTGGGAGGTCCACCCGCACGCGGAGGAGGTCGTCTCCTGTCTGAGCGGCGGCATACGCCTCTACTTCCGCCCGGAGCACCCCGGAGACCCGGAAGAGCAGCTCACCCTCCCGCCCGGCACCGCGGTCATCGTCCCGCGGGGCCGCTGGCACCGCCTCGCGCTGGACGCCCCCAGCGACATCATGTCGATCACCCTCCCCCGCGGCAGCCGCCTTGAAAAGCGCACGGAGCCGTAA
- a CDS encoding TetR/AcrR family transcriptional regulator, whose translation MTNHAAAADDPAAAAAPRRAPAGAAVLREDVTEAIRAAVLAELAAVGFSRMSIEGIARRAGVGKTAVYRRWKSKLHLVLDLIGAFAAEGLPVPATGSLYGDLRALLEVMSHVLRHPVASAVIPDLLVEAARNPEIAEAVRGAVLDGQRRLAEGIVAEAVARGELGAGVDPDHALDLAVGPLYWRVVVVGEAVTAGYLDSLARSAVAALRSSEA comes from the coding sequence ATGACCAACCACGCTGCTGCCGCCGATGACCCTGCTGCTGCCGCTGCGCCCAGGCGGGCTCCGGCGGGTGCCGCCGTCCTGCGCGAGGACGTGACCGAAGCGATCAGGGCGGCCGTGCTGGCGGAGCTGGCGGCGGTCGGGTTCTCCCGGATGTCCATCGAGGGGATCGCGAGGCGCGCGGGCGTGGGGAAGACCGCGGTGTACCGGCGGTGGAAGTCCAAGCTGCACCTGGTGCTGGACCTGATCGGGGCGTTCGCGGCGGAAGGGCTGCCGGTGCCGGCGACGGGGTCGCTGTACGGGGACCTGCGGGCGCTGCTGGAGGTCATGTCGCACGTCCTGCGGCACCCGGTGGCTTCGGCGGTGATCCCGGACCTGCTGGTGGAGGCGGCCCGCAACCCGGAGATCGCGGAGGCGGTGCGGGGGGCGGTGCTCGACGGGCAGCGGCGGCTGGCGGAGGGGATCGTCGCGGAGGCGGTCGCCCGCGGGGAGCTGGGGGCGGGGGTGGACCCGGACCATGCGCTGGACCTGGCGGTCGGGCCCCTGTACTGGCGGGTGGTGGTCGTCGGCGAGGCGGTGACCGCGGGCTACCTGGACTCCTTGGCCCGCTCGGCGGTGGCGGCGCTGCGCAGCAGCGAGGCCTAG
- a CDS encoding ABC transporter permease: MTTTTTATALDKPTPAALAATHGLTVSGARPTLPRYLRELWGRRHFVTAFATAKMAAQYSTAKLGQVWHLVTPLLNALVYYFVFGIVMKASHGVPDYIPFLITGVFVWDFIGSSVNAGTRAIHGNLGLVRALHFPRASLPIATVVQLFQQLLVTMLALVVLLLGFGQTPNPAWLLALPTLLLMAVFCAGCALAMARIGSRTPDISQLMPFVLRTWMYSSGVMWSIDQMLKGDHLPGWVSLVLKTNPAAVYIDLMRFSLIDSFTAHNLPPHAWLIAAGWALLAGIGGFVYFWKAEEEYGRG, encoded by the coding sequence GTGACCACCACGACCACCGCGACCGCCCTGGACAAACCCACGCCCGCAGCCCTCGCCGCCACCCACGGCCTCACCGTCAGCGGCGCCCGCCCCACCCTCCCCCGCTACCTCCGCGAGCTCTGGGGCCGCCGCCACTTCGTGACGGCCTTCGCGACCGCCAAAATGGCGGCGCAGTACAGCACGGCGAAGCTCGGCCAGGTGTGGCACCTGGTCACCCCGCTCCTCAACGCCCTCGTCTACTACTTCGTCTTCGGCATCGTCATGAAGGCCAGCCACGGAGTCCCCGACTACATCCCCTTCCTCATCACCGGCGTCTTCGTCTGGGACTTCATCGGCAGCTCCGTCAACGCCGGCACCCGCGCCATCCACGGCAACCTCGGCCTGGTCCGCGCCCTGCACTTCCCCCGCGCCAGCCTGCCCATCGCCACCGTCGTACAGCTCTTCCAGCAGCTCCTGGTGACCATGCTCGCCCTGGTCGTCCTGCTGCTCGGCTTCGGCCAGACCCCGAACCCGGCCTGGCTGCTGGCCCTCCCCACCCTCCTCCTGATGGCCGTGTTCTGCGCCGGCTGCGCCCTCGCCATGGCCCGGATCGGCAGCAGGACCCCCGACATCAGCCAGCTGATGCCCTTCGTCCTGCGCACCTGGATGTACTCCTCCGGCGTCATGTGGTCCATCGACCAGATGCTGAAGGGCGACCACCTCCCCGGCTGGGTCAGCCTGGTCCTCAAGACCAACCCGGCAGCGGTCTACATCGACCTGATGCGCTTCTCCCTCATCGACTCCTTCACCGCCCACAACCTCCCGCCGCACGCCTGGCTGATCGCGGCCGGCTGGGCCCTGCTCGCCGGCATCGGCGGATTCGTCTACTTCTGGAAGGCAGAGGAGGAGTACGGCCGTGGCTGA
- a CDS encoding ABC transporter ATP-binding protein yields MADTEPRTPTVIADDVHVVYKVHGSGAARGSATAALSRIARRKSTARPTATEVHAVRGVSFIAYKGEAIGLIGSNGSGKSTLLKAIAGLQPVTEGKIYSHGQPSLLGVNAALMNDLTGERNVILGGLAMGMTRRQIRDRYDEIVDFSGINEKGDFIGLPMRTYSSGMGARLRFAIAAAKNHDVLMIDEALATGDARFQRRSQARIEELRKEAGTVFLVSHGIGTIRETCDRAIWLEHGVLRMDGPTEEVCDAYEAFTKG; encoded by the coding sequence GTGGCTGATACGGAACCCCGCACCCCCACCGTGATCGCCGACGACGTGCACGTCGTCTACAAGGTCCACGGCAGCGGCGCCGCCCGCGGCAGCGCCACCGCCGCCCTCAGCCGCATCGCCCGCCGCAAGAGCACCGCCCGCCCCACCGCCACCGAGGTGCACGCCGTCCGCGGGGTCAGCTTCATCGCGTACAAGGGCGAAGCCATCGGCCTGATCGGCTCCAACGGCTCCGGCAAATCCACCCTCCTCAAGGCCATCGCCGGCCTCCAGCCGGTCACCGAGGGCAAGATCTACTCGCACGGCCAGCCCTCCCTCCTCGGGGTCAACGCGGCCCTGATGAACGACCTGACCGGCGAGCGCAACGTCATCCTCGGCGGCCTGGCCATGGGCATGACCCGTCGCCAGATCCGCGACCGCTACGACGAGATCGTCGACTTCTCCGGCATCAACGAGAAGGGCGACTTCATCGGTCTCCCCATGCGCACCTACTCCTCCGGGATGGGCGCCCGCCTCCGCTTCGCCATCGCCGCAGCCAAGAACCACGACGTGCTGATGATCGACGAGGCCCTGGCCACCGGAGACGCCCGCTTCCAGCGCCGCAGCCAGGCGCGGATCGAGGAACTCCGCAAGGAGGCCGGCACGGTCTTCCTGGTCAGCCACGGCATCGGCACCATCCGCGAGACCTGCGACCGGGCGATCTGGCTGGAACACGGCGTGCTCCGCATGGACGGCCCGACGGAAGAGGTCTGCGACGCGTATGAGGCGTTCACCAAAGGCTGA
- a CDS encoding helix-turn-helix transcriptional regulator, with the protein MASDDPEVEPDAHLRAFGDTVKAFRKRAGLTQEQLAERIRYSIQYVGSVEQGRRHPSDKYVTQLEEALDSFGVIRIAAKQLNRQRGLASWFHRWADLEETALALSTYECRVVPGLLQTESYARALIENTPPPRTPKRAEALVAARLERQRLLDRVPLTAFSFIIEQVVLERQIGGPEMTREVIDHLLDCARKSNVDIQIMPTVQPHHAGTDGPFQLLETEEHEWLGYTEGPKMGLVITAPAALSVLHQQYAKLRFQALNPVDSVGLLERMRGTL; encoded by the coding sequence ATGGCGAGTGACGACCCCGAAGTCGAACCCGATGCCCATCTCCGCGCCTTCGGTGACACGGTCAAGGCCTTCCGGAAACGCGCCGGTCTGACACAGGAACAACTGGCCGAGCGGATCAGGTACTCGATCCAGTACGTCGGCTCGGTCGAGCAGGGCCGCCGTCACCCGTCCGACAAGTACGTGACCCAGCTGGAGGAGGCACTGGACTCCTTCGGCGTGATCCGGATCGCGGCGAAACAGCTCAACCGGCAGCGGGGGCTGGCGTCCTGGTTCCATCGCTGGGCCGATCTGGAGGAGACGGCCTTGGCCCTCAGCACGTACGAGTGCCGAGTGGTGCCGGGCCTGTTGCAGACCGAGTCCTACGCGCGGGCGCTCATCGAAAACACGCCGCCACCGAGGACGCCCAAGAGGGCGGAGGCCCTGGTCGCAGCTCGCCTGGAGCGGCAGCGATTGCTCGACCGGGTGCCGTTGACGGCCTTCAGCTTCATCATCGAACAGGTCGTACTCGAACGGCAGATCGGCGGGCCCGAGATGACCCGCGAGGTGATCGACCACCTGCTGGACTGCGCCCGGAAGTCCAACGTCGACATCCAGATCATGCCGACCGTCCAGCCGCATCACGCGGGTACAGATGGCCCGTTCCAACTCCTCGAAACCGAGGAACACGAGTGGCTGGGGTACACCGAGGGACCCAAGATGGGCCTGGTCATCACGGCCCCAGCGGCCCTCAGCGTCCTCCATCAGCAGTATGCAAAACTTCGCTTCCAGGCCCTCAACCCGGTGGATTCCGTGGGCTTGTTGGAGCGAATGCGAGGAACCTTATGA
- a CDS encoding DUF397 domain-containing protein: MSSTSALRWFKSSYSSSQGDSCVEVALSWHKSSYSSSQGDDCVEVATCADTVHVRDSKVTAGPELALSPAAWTRFLSHTA, from the coding sequence ATGAGCAGCACCTCCGCGTTGCGGTGGTTCAAGAGCAGCTACAGCAGCAGCCAGGGCGACAGCTGCGTCGAAGTGGCCCTCTCCTGGCACAAGTCGAGCTACAGCAGCAGCCAGGGGGACGACTGCGTCGAGGTCGCCACCTGCGCCGACACCGTCCACGTCCGGGACTCCAAGGTCACCGCCGGCCCCGAGCTGGCGCTGAGCCCCGCCGCCTGGACCCGTTTCCTCAGCCACACCGCGTAG
- a CDS encoding NAD-glutamate dehydrogenase, translated as MQTKLDEAKAELLARAARVAENSPAGGLLPTGSEQGERPDRDTVLSYLQRYYLHTAPEDLTDRDPVDVFGAALSHYRLAENRPQGTANVRVHTPTVEENGWTSSHSVVEVVTDDMPFLVDSVTNELSRQGRGIHVVIHPQVVVRRDVTGRLIEILGPDCDVHGPQTARPHDSLVESWIHVEIDRETDRGDLKQITADLLRVLSDVRESVEDWEKMRDAALRLADGLSAEPTAQDLREYELEEARELLRWLADDHFTFLGYREYNLVDGDSLAAVPGTGLGILRSDPHHSGKDDGHPVSPSFNRLPADARAKAREHRLLVLTKANSRSTVHRPSYLDYVGVKKFDAEGNVIGERRFLGLFSSAAYTESVRRVPVIRRKVAEVLDVAGFSPASHDGRDLLQILETYPRDELFQTPVDQLQAIVTSVLYLQERRRLRLYLRQDEYGRYYSALVYLPRDRFTTGVRLRLMDILKEELGGTSVDFTAWNTESILSRIHFVIRVPQGTELPVLTDADVEHLEGRLVEAARSWADGFQEALIAECGEERAAELLRRYGTSFPEGYKADHSARAAVADLIHLEKLAATAGDRDFALSLYEPVGAGAGERRFKIYRAGEQVSLSAVLPVLQRLGVEVTDERPYELRRSDRTNAWIYDFGLRLPAPAGNGDAAYLGDDARERFQEAFAAVWTGAAENDNFNTLVLGAGLTWRQAVVLRAYAKYMRQAGSTFSQDYMEDTLRNNVHTTRLLVSLFEARMSPGRQAAGSELVDAMLEELEGALDQVASLDEDRILRSFLTLIKATLRTNFFQHNGSAEPHAYVSMKFDPQAIPDLPAPRPAFEIWVYSPRVEGVHLRFGKVARGGLRWSDRREDFRTEILGLVKAQMVKNTVIVPVGAKGGFVAKNLPDPSVDRDAWLAEGIASYKIFISALLDITDNMVAGEVVPPRDVVRHDEDDTYLVVAADKGTATFSDIANGVAEEYGFWLGDAFASGGSAGYDHKGMGITARGAWESVKRHFRELGHDTQTQDFTVVGVGDMSGDVFGNGMLLSEHIRLVAAFDHRHIFIDPNPDAAVSYAERRRLFDLPRSSWADYNTELMSAGGGIHPRSAKAIPVTPQMREALGIQEGIAKVTPAELMQAVLKAPVDLLWNGGIGTYVKASAETHADVGDKANDAIRVNGQDLRVKVVGEGGNLGLTQLGRIEYARLGAGGEGGKTNTDAIDNSAGVDTSDHEVNIKILLNAVVADGDMTVKQRNKLLAEMTDEVGRLVLRNNYAQNTALANGIAQAPSLLHAQQRFMRRLERAGLLNRELEFLPTDRQIRELLNQGKGLTQPELAVLFAYTKITTADELIHTSLPDDPYLRRLLHAYFPTALREKFPEQIDAHALRREIITTLLVNDTVNTGGSTFLHRLREETGASLEEIVRAQLSAREIFGLAEVWDGVESLDNTVPADVQTRIRLHSRRLVERGTRWLLNNRPQPLEITETIAFFGERVSAVWADMPKLLRGADLDWYQLVLDELTAAGVPDELGAKVAGFSSAFPTLDIVAIADRTGIAPLDVAEVYYDLADRLEITKLMDRIIELPRADRWQSMARASIREDLFAAHAALTADVLAVGNGDSTPEQRFKAWEEKNAAIISRARTTLDEIQGSDDFDLANLSVAMRTMRSLLRSHA; from the coding sequence ATGCAGACCAAGCTGGACGAAGCCAAGGCCGAGCTGCTCGCACGGGCGGCCCGGGTAGCTGAGAACAGCCCGGCCGGGGGGCTACTTCCGACTGGGTCCGAGCAGGGAGAGCGCCCCGACCGGGACACCGTGCTCTCCTACCTCCAGCGCTACTACCTGCACACCGCACCCGAGGACCTCACCGACCGGGACCCGGTCGACGTCTTCGGCGCGGCCCTTTCGCACTACCGGCTCGCCGAGAACCGGCCGCAGGGCACCGCGAACGTGCGCGTCCACACCCCCACCGTCGAGGAGAACGGCTGGACCTCCAGCCACTCGGTCGTCGAGGTCGTCACCGACGACATGCCGTTCCTGGTCGACAGCGTCACCAACGAGCTGTCCCGGCAGGGCCGCGGCATCCACGTCGTGATCCACCCGCAGGTCGTCGTCCGCCGCGACGTCACCGGCCGGCTCATCGAGATCCTCGGCCCCGACTGCGACGTCCACGGCCCGCAGACCGCGCGCCCGCACGACTCCCTCGTCGAGTCCTGGATCCACGTCGAGATCGACCGCGAGACCGACCGCGGCGACCTCAAGCAGATCACCGCCGACCTCCTCCGCGTCCTGTCCGACGTGCGCGAGTCCGTCGAGGACTGGGAGAAGATGCGCGACGCCGCGCTCCGCCTCGCCGACGGCCTCAGCGCCGAGCCGACCGCCCAGGACCTGCGCGAGTACGAGCTCGAAGAGGCCCGCGAGCTGCTGCGCTGGCTCGCCGACGACCACTTCACCTTCCTCGGCTACCGCGAGTACAACCTGGTCGACGGCGACTCCCTCGCCGCCGTCCCCGGCACCGGCCTCGGCATCCTGCGCTCCGACCCGCACCACAGCGGCAAGGACGACGGCCACCCGGTCTCCCCGTCCTTCAACCGGCTGCCCGCCGACGCCCGCGCCAAGGCCCGCGAGCACCGCCTGCTGGTCCTGACCAAGGCCAACAGCCGCTCCACCGTGCACCGCCCCTCCTACCTCGACTACGTCGGCGTCAAGAAGTTCGACGCCGAGGGCAACGTCATCGGTGAGCGCCGCTTCCTCGGCCTGTTCTCCTCCGCCGCCTACACCGAGTCGGTCCGCCGGGTCCCGGTCATCCGCCGCAAGGTCGCCGAGGTCCTCGACGTCGCCGGCTTCTCCCCGGCCAGCCACGACGGCCGCGACCTCCTCCAGATCCTGGAGACCTACCCGCGCGACGAGCTGTTCCAGACCCCCGTCGACCAGCTCCAGGCCATCGTCACCTCGGTCCTCTACCTCCAGGAACGCCGCCGGCTGCGGCTCTACCTGCGCCAGGACGAGTACGGCCGCTACTACTCGGCCCTCGTCTACCTGCCGCGCGACCGGTTCACCACCGGCGTCCGGCTGCGCCTGATGGACATCCTGAAGGAGGAGCTCGGCGGCACCAGCGTCGACTTCACCGCCTGGAACACCGAGTCGATCCTCTCCCGCATCCACTTCGTCATCCGCGTCCCGCAGGGCACCGAGCTGCCGGTCCTCACCGATGCCGATGTCGAGCACCTGGAGGGCCGCCTGGTCGAGGCGGCCCGTTCCTGGGCCGACGGCTTCCAGGAAGCGCTGATCGCCGAATGCGGCGAGGAGCGCGCCGCCGAGCTGCTGCGCCGCTACGGCACCTCCTTCCCCGAGGGATACAAGGCAGACCACTCTGCGCGCGCGGCCGTGGCCGACCTGATCCACCTGGAGAAGCTGGCCGCCACCGCCGGCGACCGCGACTTCGCGCTCTCCCTGTACGAGCCGGTCGGCGCCGGCGCCGGCGAGCGCCGCTTCAAGATCTACCGGGCCGGCGAGCAGGTCTCCCTGTCCGCCGTGCTGCCGGTGCTCCAGCGCCTGGGCGTCGAGGTCACCGACGAGCGCCCCTACGAGCTGCGCCGCTCGGACCGCACCAACGCCTGGATCTACGACTTCGGTCTGCGCCTGCCCGCGCCCGCCGGCAACGGCGACGCCGCCTACCTCGGCGACGACGCCCGCGAGCGCTTCCAGGAGGCCTTCGCCGCCGTCTGGACCGGCGCGGCCGAGAACGACAACTTCAACACCCTGGTGCTGGGCGCCGGGCTGACCTGGCGGCAGGCCGTCGTCCTGCGCGCGTACGCCAAGTACATGCGCCAGGCCGGCTCCACCTTCAGCCAGGACTACATGGAGGACACCCTCCGCAACAACGTCCACACCACCCGGCTGCTGGTCTCCCTCTTCGAGGCCCGGATGTCGCCCGGCCGCCAGGCCGCCGGCAGCGAGCTCGTCGACGCCATGCTGGAGGAGCTGGAAGGCGCCCTGGACCAGGTCGCCTCGCTGGACGAGGACCGCATCCTGCGCTCCTTCCTCACCCTCATCAAGGCCACCCTGCGCACCAACTTCTTCCAGCACAACGGCAGCGCCGAGCCGCACGCCTACGTGTCGATGAAGTTCGACCCGCAGGCCATCCCGGACCTCCCGGCCCCGCGCCCCGCCTTCGAGATCTGGGTGTACTCCCCGCGCGTCGAGGGCGTCCACCTGCGCTTCGGCAAGGTCGCCCGAGGCGGCCTGCGCTGGTCCGACCGCCGTGAGGACTTCCGCACCGAGATCCTCGGTCTGGTCAAGGCGCAGATGGTGAAGAACACCGTCATCGTCCCGGTCGGCGCCAAGGGCGGCTTCGTCGCCAAGAACCTCCCCGACCCGTCGGTGGACCGCGACGCCTGGCTGGCCGAGGGCATCGCCTCGTACAAGATCTTCATCTCGGCGCTGCTCGACATCACCGACAACATGGTCGCCGGCGAGGTCGTGCCCCCGCGTGACGTGGTCCGCCACGACGAGGACGACACCTACCTGGTCGTCGCCGCCGACAAGGGCACCGCCACCTTCTCCGACATCGCCAACGGGGTCGCCGAGGAGTACGGCTTCTGGCTCGGCGACGCCTTCGCCTCCGGCGGCTCGGCCGGCTACGACCACAAGGGCATGGGCATCACCGCCCGCGGCGCCTGGGAGTCCGTCAAGCGGCACTTCCGCGAGCTGGGCCACGACACCCAGACCCAGGACTTCACCGTGGTCGGCGTGGGCGACATGTCCGGCGACGTCTTCGGCAACGGCATGCTGCTCTCCGAGCACATCCGCCTGGTCGCCGCCTTCGACCACCGGCACATCTTCATCGACCCGAACCCGGACGCGGCCGTCTCCTACGCCGAGCGCCGCCGCCTGTTCGACCTGCCGCGCTCTTCCTGGGCCGACTACAACACCGAGCTGATGTCCGCGGGCGGCGGCATCCACCCGCGCTCCGCGAAGGCCATCCCGGTCACCCCGCAGATGCGCGAGGCCCTCGGCATCCAGGAGGGCATCGCGAAGGTGACCCCCGCCGAGCTGATGCAGGCCGTCCTGAAGGCCCCGGTCGACCTGCTGTGGAACGGCGGCATCGGTACCTACGTCAAGGCCTCGGCCGAGACCCACGCCGACGTCGGCGACAAGGCGAACGACGCCATCCGCGTCAACGGCCAGGACCTGCGGGTCAAGGTCGTCGGCGAGGGCGGCAACCTGGGCCTGACCCAGCTCGGCCGGATCGAGTACGCCCGGCTCGGCGCCGGCGGCGAAGGCGGCAAGACCAACACCGACGCCATCGACAACAGCGCCGGCGTGGACACCTCCGACCACGAGGTGAACATCAAGATCCTGCTCAACGCGGTCGTCGCCGACGGGGACATGACCGTCAAGCAGCGCAACAAGCTGCTCGCCGAGATGACCGACGAGGTCGGCCGGCTGGTGCTGCGCAACAACTACGCGCAGAACACCGCGCTCGCCAACGGCATCGCCCAGGCCCCCAGCCTGCTCCACGCCCAGCAGCGCTTCATGCGCCGCCTGGAGCGCGCCGGACTGCTCAACCGCGAGCTGGAGTTCCTGCCCACCGACCGGCAGATCCGCGAGCTGCTCAACCAGGGCAAGGGCCTCACCCAGCCCGAGCTGGCCGTCCTGTTCGCCTACACCAAGATCACCACGGCGGACGAGCTCATCCACACCTCGCTGCCGGACGACCCGTACCTGCGCCGCCTGCTCCACGCGTACTTCCCGACCGCGCTCCGCGAGAAGTTCCCCGAGCAGATCGACGCGCACGCGCTGCGCCGCGAGATCATCACCACCCTGCTGGTCAACGACACCGTCAACACCGGCGGCTCCACCTTCCTGCACCGCCTCCGCGAGGAGACCGGAGCCTCCCTGGAGGAGATCGTCCGGGCGCAGCTCTCGGCCCGCGAGATCTTCGGCCTGGCTGAGGTCTGGGACGGGGTCGAGTCCCTGGACAACACGGTCCCGGCCGACGTCCAGACCCGCATCCGGCTGCACTCGCGGCGCCTGGTCGAGCGCGGCACCCGCTGGCTGCTCAACAACCGGCCGCAGCCGCTGGAGATCACCGAGACCATCGCTTTCTTCGGCGAGCGGGTCTCGGCGGTCTGGGCGGACATGCCGAAGCTGCTGCGCGGCGCGGACCTGGACTGGTACCAGCTGGTCCTGGACGAGCTGACCGCGGCCGGGGTGCCGGACGAGCTGGGCGCGAAGGTCGCCGGGTTCTCCTCCGCCTTCCCGACCCTGGACATCGTCGCCATCGCGGACCGCACCGGCATCGCCCCGCTGGACGTCGCCGAGGTCTACTACGACCTCGCCGACCGCCTGGAGATCACCAAGCTGATGGACCGGATCATCGAGCTGCCGCGGGCCGACCGCTGGCAGTCCATGGCCCGCGCCTCCATCCGCGAGGACCTGTTCGCGGCGCATGCGGCCCTGACGGCCGACGTCCTGGCGGTGGGCAACGGCGACTCGACTCCCGAGCAGCGCTTCAAGGCGTGGGAGGAGAAGAACGCGGCGATCATCAGCCGGGCGCGGACGACCCTGGACGAGATCCAGGGCTCGGACGACTTCGACCTGGCGAACCTGTCGGTCGCGATGCGTACGATGCGGAGCCTGCTGCGCTCGCACGCGTAG